A stretch of Campylobacter volucris DNA encodes these proteins:
- the folE gene encoding GTP cyclohydrolase I FolE, with protein MQEKFENSVKNMLEIIGENPQREGLLKTPTRVFKAFEFLTSGYKQDPKKILNDALFESSNNEMVLVRDIEFYSLCEHHLLPFFGRVHVAYIPDKKVVGLSKIPRLVEVFARRLQIQEQLTEQIAESLMEHVGAKGVGVVIEARHMCVEMRGVQKANSTTSTSALRGSFLKSEKTRREFFSLINSSKQVRF; from the coding sequence ATGCAAGAAAAATTTGAAAATTCAGTAAAAAATATGTTAGAAATTATAGGTGAAAATCCTCAAAGAGAAGGCCTTTTAAAAACTCCTACTAGAGTATTTAAAGCTTTTGAATTTTTAACAAGTGGTTATAAACAAGATCCTAAAAAAATTTTAAATGATGCTTTGTTTGAAAGCTCAAATAATGAAATGGTTTTAGTAAGAGATATAGAATTTTATAGTCTTTGTGAGCATCATTTGCTGCCTTTTTTTGGAAGAGTGCATGTAGCTTATATACCTGATAAAAAAGTAGTTGGTCTTTCTAAAATTCCCCGTCTTGTAGAAGTGTTTGCAAGACGCTTGCAAATTCAAGAACAGCTCACTGAACAAATCGCAGAATCTTTAATGGAGCATGTCGGTGCAAAAGGAGTAGGAGTAGTCATAGAAGCAAGGCATATGTGTGTTGAAATGCGCGGAGTTCAAAAGGCAAATTCTACTACTAGCACTTCAGCTTTAAGAGGAAGTTTTTTAAAAAGCGAAAAAACTAGACGAGAGTTTTTTTCTTTGATAAATTCATCTAAGCAGGTAAGATTTTAA
- the tig gene encoding trigger factor, with translation MEVTAKLLDFANANATIKITQEAIKAEIEKLAKKASKSVKMDGFRAGKVPVAAVLKRYEKELTKDAEQDLLRNAVDSALKEIKKDAKDLVGEPYFEKFERKDGGIDATMVLSFKPEVKIEGYEELIPTYNTPKVTQKEIDAKKEELLKRFATPEAIKEDRAIKEGDFVKFDFEGFVDGKAFDGGKAQNYVLEIGSKQFIPGFEDGMIGLKKGEEKDINVTFPKEYGAAHLAGKDAVFKVKIHEIQELKIPEINEEILKSLLPGEKDLSTEKLDAKIKEQIKNEKLFKLINDELKNQFAEALVNKYDFTLPQNIVEQETDMQFRNSLRNLSEEELKEFKDETKYKEKRESFKEDAQKSVKLTFIIDELAKIRNIQVSDQELIQAVYFEAYRYGFNPQEHLDNYKKQGALPAIKMALIEEKLFADIFKKNDKKKTDKESEK, from the coding sequence ATGGAAGTTACAGCAAAATTACTTGATTTTGCAAATGCAAATGCTACTATAAAAATTACTCAAGAAGCTATTAAAGCTGAGATTGAGAAATTAGCTAAAAAAGCATCTAAAAGCGTTAAAATGGATGGTTTTAGAGCAGGAAAAGTTCCTGTAGCTGCGGTGCTTAAAAGATACGAAAAAGAACTTACAAAAGATGCAGAGCAAGATCTTTTAAGAAATGCTGTAGATAGTGCTTTAAAAGAAATCAAAAAAGACGCAAAAGATTTAGTAGGTGAGCCATATTTTGAAAAATTTGAGAGAAAAGATGGTGGTATTGATGCTACTATGGTTTTATCTTTTAAACCAGAAGTAAAAATTGAAGGTTATGAAGAATTAATCCCAACTTATAATACTCCAAAAGTAACTCAAAAAGAAATTGATGCTAAAAAAGAAGAGCTTTTAAAAAGATTTGCAACTCCTGAAGCTATAAAAGAAGATAGAGCTATAAAAGAAGGAGATTTTGTTAAATTTGACTTTGAAGGTTTTGTTGATGGCAAGGCTTTTGATGGAGGCAAAGCTCAAAATTATGTGCTAGAGATTGGATCAAAACAATTTATACCAGGTTTTGAAGATGGTATGATAGGTCTTAAAAAGGGTGAGGAAAAAGATATTAATGTTACTTTTCCAAAAGAATACGGCGCAGCTCATTTAGCAGGAAAAGATGCGGTATTTAAAGTAAAAATTCATGAAATTCAAGAACTTAAAATACCAGAAATCAATGAAGAAATTTTAAAAAGCTTACTTCCAGGTGAAAAAGACTTAAGCACTGAAAAACTTGATGCTAAAATTAAAGAGCAAATAAAAAATGAAAAACTTTTTAAATTAATCAATGATGAATTAAAAAATCAATTTGCAGAAGCTTTAGTAAATAAATATGATTTTACTTTACCACAAAACATAGTAGAGCAAGAAACAGATATGCAATTTAGAAATTCTTTAAGAAATCTTAGTGAGGAAGAATTAAAAGAATTTAAAGATGAAACAAAATATAAAGAAAAAAGAGAAAGTTTTAAAGAAGATGCTCAAAAAAGTGTAAAACTCACTTTTATCATTGATGAATTGGCAAAAATTAGAAATATCCAAGTAAGTGATCAAGAGCTTATACAGGCAGTGTATTTTGAAGCTTATAGATATGGTTTTAATCCTCAAGAACATTTGGATAATTATAAAAAACAAGGTGCTTTACCTGCGATTAAAATGGCTTTGATAGAAGAAAAGCTTTTTGCTGATATTTTTAAAAAAAATGATAAGAAAAAAACTGACAAAGAAAGTGAAAAATAA
- a CDS encoding TerC family protein gives MFEWIFSIDAWIVLFTLIALEIVLGIDNIIFLAILVSKLPPEHRDKGRILGLAFAMITRILLLFSLFWVMKLVTPLFSVLGNEISGRDLVLLLGGLFLIFKSIKEIKEHISHKEENHANVKISNKLWIVVAEIAIIDIVFSLDSVITAVGIAQDIEIMIIAVIIAVMVMLFASKPIANFVEKYPSIKILALVFLVLIGAVLVCESFDIHIDKAYIYTAMAFSLVVEILNIIASKKAKS, from the coding sequence ATGTTTGAATGGATTTTTAGCATTGATGCTTGGATTGTTTTATTTACCTTAATAGCTTTAGAGATTGTTTTAGGTATAGACAATATCATCTTTTTAGCTATTTTAGTAAGTAAATTACCACCTGAACATAGAGATAAAGGTAGGATTTTAGGTCTTGCTTTTGCGATGATTACTAGGATATTGTTACTATTTTCGTTATTTTGGGTAATGAAGCTTGTTACGCCTTTATTTAGTGTATTGGGTAATGAAATTTCTGGTAGAGATTTGGTTTTATTGCTTGGTGGATTGTTTTTGATTTTTAAATCAATCAAAGAAATTAAAGAGCATATTTCTCATAAAGAAGAAAATCACGCTAATGTTAAAATAAGCAATAAACTTTGGATAGTAGTAGCAGAGATTGCTATTATAGATATAGTATTTTCACTAGATAGTGTTATTACAGCTGTAGGAATTGCTCAAGATATAGAAATAATGATTATAGCTGTGATTATAGCTGTGATGGTTATGCTCTTTGCGTCTAAGCCAATTGCTAATTTTGTTGAAAAATATCCAAGTATAAAAATTTTAGCATTAGTATTTTTAGTGTTAATTGGTGCTGTTTTAGTTTGTGAAAGTTTTGACATACATATAGACAAAGCTTATATTTATACAGCGATGGCTTTTTCACTCGTGGTTGAAATTTTAAATATCATTGCTTCAAAAAAAGCAAAATCTTAA
- a CDS encoding GGDEF domain-containing protein: protein MLDDDLFAELDLNMDSASTKEAPKIQKISGGEFEKFAKSILSELVKDNVPPTPTNYGVYFQKMLNDRPLAFKKKITEITEFEQNDEGVKRANIEQDIKKSFSSTSALVQYIAMIYKHLETMKDMIKKRNSELAVSTGNLAVSNVVHALEGDILRFSNILDRYSDEIKENFDEVRQIYKHLEEQSDFDCKFGVYNKRYFLETLEKSIESNLKYSYHTTLLFFKVKDETLEQACTQKEKIAFLKSVCKILAKNISSSDLIAHCGNNIFVALMSHTNLEKAQELSNKFLESLENSNFFLADKEIQINAELVIGVVNKDSKSQDLVNKCIDALKNTGKDLESFVVIER, encoded by the coding sequence ATGCTAGATGATGATTTATTTGCTGAGTTAGACTTAAATATGGATTCAGCTTCTACAAAAGAAGCACCAAAGATCCAAAAAATTAGCGGCGGTGAATTTGAAAAATTTGCAAAATCTATTTTGTCTGAACTTGTTAAAGATAATGTACCTCCAACTCCTACAAATTACGGGGTGTATTTTCAGAAAATGTTAAATGATCGTCCTTTGGCATTTAAGAAAAAAATTACCGAAATTACAGAATTTGAGCAAAATGATGAAGGCGTAAAACGCGCAAATATCGAGCAAGATATTAAAAAAAGTTTTAGCTCAACTTCGGCTTTAGTTCAGTATATAGCAATGATATACAAACACCTTGAAACCATGAAAGATATGATTAAAAAAAGAAATTCAGAACTTGCTGTAAGTACAGGAAATTTAGCAGTTTCTAATGTTGTCCATGCTTTAGAAGGTGATATTTTAAGATTTTCAAATATTTTAGATCGATATTCTGATGAAATTAAAGAAAATTTTGATGAAGTAAGGCAAATTTATAAGCATCTAGAAGAACAAAGCGATTTTGATTGTAAATTTGGAGTTTATAATAAACGATATTTTTTAGAAACCTTAGAAAAAAGCATAGAGAGCAATTTAAAATACAGCTATCATACTACTTTATTGTTTTTTAAAGTTAAAGATGAAACCTTAGAACAAGCATGTACTCAAAAAGAAAAAATTGCATTTTTAAAAAGCGTATGTAAGATACTTGCTAAAAATATTTCTTCAAGTGATTTGATAGCTCATTGCGGTAATAATATTTTTGTAGCTTTAATGTCGCATACTAATTTAGAAAAAGCACAAGAGCTAAGTAATAAATTTTTAGAATCATTAGAAAATTCAAATTTCTTCTTAGCAGATAAAGAAATTCAAATTAATGCTGAACTTGTAATTGGCGTGGTAAATAAAGATAGCAAAAGCCAAGATTTAGTAAATAAATGCATTGATGCTTTAAAAAATACTGGTAAAGATTTAGAATCTTTTGTGGTGATAGAAAGATAA
- the clpP gene encoding ATP-dependent Clp endopeptidase proteolytic subunit ClpP, which yields MSSYIPYVVEKTSRGERSYDIYSRLLKDRIIMLSGEIHDDLAASIVAQFLFLEAEDPQKDIYLYINSPGGVVTSGFSIYDTMNYIKPDVCTICIGQAASMGAFLLSCGTPGKRFALPNSRIMIHQPLGGARGQATDIEIQAKEILRLKSILNDILAKNTKQKLSKIEKDTDRDFFMSAAEAKEYGLIDKVLEKSFK from the coding sequence ATGAGTTCTTATATCCCTTATGTAGTTGAAAAAACAAGCAGAGGCGAAAGAAGCTATGATATATACTCAAGATTATTAAAAGATAGAATTATTATGCTAAGTGGCGAGATACATGATGATCTTGCTGCTTCTATTGTTGCGCAATTTTTATTTTTAGAAGCAGAAGATCCACAAAAAGATATCTATCTTTATATCAATTCACCAGGTGGGGTTGTAACAAGTGGATTTAGTATATATGATACTATGAACTATATAAAGCCTGATGTATGCACTATTTGTATAGGTCAAGCTGCTTCTATGGGAGCTTTTTTGTTAAGTTGTGGAACACCAGGAAAGCGTTTTGCTTTACCAAATTCTAGAATAATGATACACCAACCATTAGGTGGAGCAAGGGGTCAAGCAACGGATATAGAAATTCAAGCTAAAGAAATTTTGAGATTAAAATCAATTTTAAATGATATTTTGGCTAAAAACACTAAGCAAAAACTTTCTAAAATCGAAAAAGATACAGATAGAGACTTTTTTATGAGTGCAGCTGAAGCAAAAGAATATGGTTTAATCGATAAGGTTTTAGAGAAAAGTTTTAAATAG
- a CDS encoding bifunctional ADP-dependent NAD(P)H-hydrate dehydratase/NAD(P)H-hydrate epimerase: MKAICKDNTLFEKELCDKGLDELIMMENAGINLAKFIKKQSKKFKNAKILFLLGGGGNGADGLVAIRHLKKCKAYCFDYKQSFLFKKQKSILKNAGFKFLKKEPKFKHYDIIVDCIFGSGLNKALDENLQKIFIKINKSKALKIACDTPSGLGFGECFKADFTLCMGVVKEKLLEDFAKTYVGKIKCLNLGLNLKPKVQNFLLEKKDLKLIDRKINSHKGNFGHIYILASKSAGTLAGLGALEFGAGLVSLVAKDSFSPLLMVKSSISSKANAIALGMGLENLDILQDEILNNIPLVLDANCFQSHHILLHLNRKDVIITPHPKEFAYLLKMCFGEDISTQEIQKNRFYYAKKFSACYDCVLVLKGANTIITQKEKLYVVNCANAALAKAGSGDVLSGMIAALLGVKFDALSAARNSVLAHALVAKKYKFNLNSFDALKLIKGLKCL; this comes from the coding sequence ATGAAAGCAATATGTAAAGATAACACCCTTTTTGAAAAAGAGCTTTGTGATAAAGGTTTAGATGAACTTATTATGATGGAAAATGCAGGCATTAATCTTGCAAAATTTATTAAAAAACAAAGTAAAAAATTTAAAAATGCTAAAATTTTATTTTTGCTTGGTGGTGGAGGAAATGGAGCAGATGGGCTTGTGGCCATAAGACATCTTAAAAAATGCAAAGCTTATTGTTTTGATTATAAGCAAAGTTTTTTATTTAAAAAACAAAAAAGCATTTTAAAAAATGCAGGCTTTAAATTTTTAAAAAAAGAGCCTAAATTTAAGCATTATGACATTATAGTTGATTGTATTTTTGGCAGTGGTTTAAACAAGGCTTTAGATGAAAATCTACAAAAAATTTTTATAAAAATTAACAAAAGCAAAGCTTTAAAGATAGCTTGTGATACGCCTAGCGGACTTGGATTTGGTGAGTGTTTTAAAGCTGATTTTACTTTGTGTATGGGAGTGGTTAAAGAAAAGCTTTTAGAAGATTTTGCTAAAACTTATGTTGGTAAAATTAAATGTTTAAATTTAGGCTTAAATTTAAAACCAAAAGTTCAAAATTTTTTACTTGAAAAAAAAGATTTAAAGCTTATAGATAGAAAAATTAACTCTCATAAAGGAAATTTTGGTCATATTTATATATTAGCAAGTAAAAGTGCTGGTACTTTGGCTGGTCTTGGAGCTTTGGAATTTGGTGCTGGACTTGTTTCTTTAGTAGCTAAGGATAGTTTTTCGCCTTTGTTGATGGTAAAATCAAGCATAAGTTCAAAAGCAAACGCTATCGCCTTAGGTATGGGACTTGAAAATTTGGATATTTTACAAGATGAAATTTTAAACAATATCCCCTTGGTTTTAGATGCAAATTGCTTTCAAAGTCATCATATACTTTTACATTTAAACCGAAAAGATGTCATTATAACTCCACATCCTAAAGAATTTGCCTATCTTTTAAAAATGTGTTTTGGTGAAGATATTTCAACACAAGAGATACAAAAAAATCGTTTTTATTATGCTAAAAAATTTAGTGCTTGTTATGATTGTGTTTTAGTGTTAAAGGGTGCTAATACCATCATAACTCAAAAAGAAAAGCTTTATGTGGTAAATTGTGCTAATGCGGCTTTAGCAAAAGCTGGGAGTGGAGATGTTTTAAGTGGTATGATAGCAGCTTTACTTGGTGTAAAATTTGATGCTTTAAGTGCGGCAAGAAATTCTGTCTTAGCTCATGCATTGGTGGCTAAAAAGTATAAATTTAATCTTAATAGTTTTGATGCTTTAAAGCTTATTAAGGGACTAAAATGCTTATAA
- the purN gene encoding phosphoribosylglycinamide formyltransferase: MLIKLAVLFSGNGSNLENILKKLHKKTFKDKTFEVALCICNKKDAFGIQRALKYGIKTTIIEHKNFKFREDFDKILVEEIQKYDIDLTILAGFMRILSPVFTQQIKAINLHPSLLPLFKGANAIKESYESDMKVAGVSVHWVNEELDGGIIIAQKAFEKNDLTLKEFEEKIHSLEFELLPLAIRKIFEND; the protein is encoded by the coding sequence ATGCTTATAAAACTTGCTGTGCTTTTTAGTGGTAATGGAAGTAATTTAGAAAATATTTTAAAAAAACTACACAAAAAAACATTTAAAGATAAAACTTTTGAAGTCGCACTTTGTATATGCAATAAAAAAGATGCCTTTGGTATACAAAGAGCTTTGAAATATGGTATTAAAACGACCATTATTGAGCATAAAAATTTTAAATTTAGAGAAGACTTTGATAAAATTTTAGTAGAAGAAATTCAAAAATATGATATTGATTTGACTATTTTAGCGGGTTTTATGAGAATTTTAAGCCCTGTATTTACTCAGCAAATTAAAGCCATAAACCTTCATCCATCTTTACTGCCTTTATTTAAGGGTGCTAATGCTATTAAAGAAAGCTATGAAAGTGATATGAAAGTAGCTGGAGTAAGCGTTCATTGGGTAAATGAAGAACTTGATGGTGGCATTATAATAGCGCAAAAAGCTTTTGAAAAAAACGATTTGACTTTAAAAGAATTTGAAGAAAAAATTCATTCTTTAGAATTTGAGCTTTTGCCTTTAGCTATTAGAAAAATTTTTGAAAACGATTAA
- a CDS encoding NYN domain-containing protein produces the protein MENKSVAIFIDAENIPSKYAKSIFDIASDYGEIVIKRIYGDWTQKNIQNWKDQIAQYSIIAMQQFNFIANKNSSDMYLITEIMSVFYEKDIDIFVIVSSDSDYTSLIQKLKENKKQVIGMGLKQAVKSYVNSFNEFFYLDQDEYKSNMIIKEYIKDLINITEVLIEEKGRAEYAQIRTNMNRKHANFTPQNFGFKNFRALVKEFLPKMKQFKEANEKNIYFLEKV, from the coding sequence ATGGAAAATAAAAGTGTGGCTATTTTTATTGATGCAGAAAATATTCCTTCAAAATATGCAAAATCAATTTTTGATATAGCTTCTGATTATGGTGAGATTGTTATAAAAAGAATTTATGGGGATTGGACTCAAAAAAATATACAAAATTGGAAAGATCAAATCGCACAATATTCTATCATCGCTATGCAACAATTTAATTTTATAGCCAATAAAAATTCAAGTGATATGTATTTAATCACAGAAATTATGAGTGTGTTTTATGAAAAAGATATTGATATTTTTGTGATAGTATCAAGCGATAGCGATTATACTAGCTTGATACAAAAGCTTAAAGAAAATAAAAAACAAGTTATAGGTATGGGTTTAAAACAAGCTGTAAAATCCTATGTGAATTCTTTTAATGAATTTTTTTATCTTGATCAAGATGAGTATAAAAGCAATATGATCATTAAAGAATACATTAAAGATTTAATCAATATCACAGAAGTTCTCATAGAAGAAAAAGGTCGCGCTGAATATGCCCAAATAAGAACTAATATGAACAGAAAACACGCTAATTTCACCCCGCAAAATTTTGGTTTTAAAAATTTTAGAGCCTTGGTTAAAGAATTCTTGCCAAAAATGAAGCAGTTTAAAGAAGCTAATGAAAAAAATATTTATTTTTTAGAAAAAGTCTAA
- a CDS encoding YifB family Mg chelatase-like AAA ATPase: MKKLKCASFSTELDIIDVESTFTRGLPGFNIVGLPNCAIKESTERVKATLLSQNFTFPAQKITINLSPSDIPKNGSHFDLAIAILILFQKENLDDFFVFGELGLDGSIKSTASMFSLLLFLSSKLEYAKVVVPKNIALKASMIPNLEIYALENLNQAVDFFKEKNYQAYRICNAHPLFLNALEINGQKYIKNENFIHDFKDIKGQENAKFACMVAALGMHNILFEGSPGCGKSMCAKRIAYIMPPQSLKEVLSQNAYKSLNSLDDDFSASRIFRSPHHTSTKASIFGGGTKSAKIGEVALANGGVLFFDEFPHFSRQIIESLREPLEDYKILISRVNNKVVYETKFLFVCAQNPCPCGNLFSKHQACRCSESEIKKYKNKISSPILDRIDLYVAMDEISYEDTSSLSSKQMSQKVFEGFLFQKQRNQDEFNAKLNEEQVKKYCILDKNAQEILNKAINSYGFSQRGIDKTLKVARTIADLEQEKYILKSHLLKALSFRMRSI, encoded by the coding sequence ATGAAAAAACTAAAATGTGCGAGTTTTTCTACAGAGCTTGATATCATAGATGTAGAATCAACTTTCACAAGAGGTTTGCCAGGTTTTAATATAGTAGGTTTGCCAAATTGTGCCATAAAAGAAAGCACAGAAAGAGTTAAGGCAACATTATTAAGTCAAAATTTTACTTTCCCAGCACAAAAAATCACTATCAATTTAAGTCCTTCAGATATACCTAAAAATGGATCTCATTTTGATTTGGCTATTGCTATTTTGATTTTATTTCAAAAAGAAAATTTAGATGATTTTTTTGTATTTGGAGAGCTTGGGTTAGATGGGAGCATTAAAAGCACTGCTAGTATGTTCTCGCTTTTGCTTTTTTTGAGTTCAAAGCTTGAATATGCAAAAGTTGTGGTGCCAAAAAATATCGCACTAAAAGCTTCTATGATACCCAATTTAGAAATTTATGCTTTAGAAAATTTAAACCAAGCGGTAGATTTTTTTAAGGAAAAAAATTACCAAGCTTATAGAATTTGCAATGCTCATCCTTTATTTTTGAATGCTTTAGAAATTAATGGTCAAAAATACATTAAAAATGAAAATTTTATCCATGATTTTAAAGATATCAAAGGCCAAGAAAATGCTAAATTTGCTTGTATGGTGGCTGCGCTTGGAATGCATAATATTTTATTTGAAGGTAGTCCAGGTTGTGGTAAGAGTATGTGCGCTAAAAGAATTGCATACATTATGCCACCTCAAAGTTTAAAAGAAGTGTTATCTCAAAATGCCTATAAATCCTTAAATTCTTTAGATGATGATTTTAGTGCAAGTAGAATTTTTAGAAGTCCTCATCATACAAGCACTAAAGCAAGTATTTTTGGTGGTGGAACTAAAAGTGCAAAAATAGGAGAAGTGGCATTAGCAAATGGTGGAGTATTGTTTTTTGATGAATTTCCACATTTTTCAAGACAAATTATAGAAAGTTTAAGAGAGCCTTTGGAAGATTATAAAATTTTAATTTCTAGAGTAAATAATAAAGTCGTCTATGAGACTAAATTTTTATTTGTATGCGCGCAAAATCCTTGTCCTTGTGGGAATTTGTTTTCAAAACATCAAGCTTGTAGATGTTCTGAAAGTGAGATTAAAAAATATAAAAATAAAATATCTTCTCCTATACTCGATAGAATCGATCTTTATGTTGCCATGGATGAAATTTCATATGAAGATACCTCTAGTTTAAGTTCTAAACAAATGAGTCAAAAGGTTTTTGAAGGATTTTTGTTTCAAAAACAAAGAAATCAAGATGAATTTAATGCTAAATTAAACGAAGAACAAGTTAAAAAGTATTGCATTTTAGATAAAAATGCTCAAGAAATTTTAAACAAAGCTATAAATTCATATGGTTTTTCCCAAAGAGGTATCGACAAAACTTTAAAAGTTGCAAGAACTATTGCAGATTTAGAGCAAGAAAAATACATTTTAAAAAGCCATTTGCTAAAAGCTTTAAGTTTTAGGATGAGAAGTATATAG
- the rmuC gene encoding DNA recombination protein RmuC — protein sequence MENILIAFLSVLILSLIWLLFKYQHQKNKIEILDQNYTLMQNQNTLLEQEKKENLQKISHLNEEKMIILSQYEAIKARLEEKEQRQKELLNTHLQERNNLKEEYTQNLDQLEKKYKQNLFELKQEFEQNLQRQNVNILNQNKLMFNEDAKKILEEIFIPVKKSVKEYSEKLSQNEISLKTNIDNMFKFSQNMGENADKLAKILKGDKKIRGNFAELQLKSVLENSGLIQGVQYKLQEKFENEDKTYIPDAVVFLDNKKSIIIDAKFSLPNDFNFEELSQNTIKELACNLKSRIDELAKKPYAQFDKHTYEFVLLFIPYQNILDLVISVDLEIYQYAYKKKVYLTTPNTLFMALNTINISWKNIQSNENILKAFDELGKFHDKFVGILDDFEKIKDGVKKLNTNIDSMQNKLTHGSGNIASRVVKLKELGAKTQKFIKYEINDESNM from the coding sequence ATGGAAAATATTTTAATAGCTTTTTTGAGTGTATTGATTTTATCTTTAATATGGCTTTTATTTAAATACCAACATCAAAAAAATAAAATTGAAATTTTAGATCAAAATTACACTTTAATGCAAAATCAAAACACACTTTTAGAGCAAGAAAAAAAAGAAAATTTACAAAAAATTTCTCATCTTAATGAAGAAAAAATGATAATTTTATCTCAGTACGAAGCAATTAAAGCAAGATTAGAAGAAAAAGAACAACGCCAAAAAGAACTATTAAATACGCATTTGCAAGAACGCAATAATCTAAAAGAAGAATACACGCAAAATCTTGATCAGCTTGAAAAAAAGTATAAGCAAAATTTATTTGAGTTAAAACAAGAATTTGAGCAAAATTTACAAAGACAAAATGTAAATATTTTAAATCAAAATAAGCTTATGTTTAACGAAGATGCTAAAAAAATTTTAGAAGAAATTTTTATACCTGTTAAAAAAAGTGTTAAAGAATATAGCGAAAAACTTTCACAAAATGAAATAAGCTTAAAAACAAACATAGACAATATGTTTAAATTTAGCCAAAATATGGGAGAAAATGCTGATAAACTTGCTAAAATTTTAAAAGGCGATAAAAAAATTCGCGGTAATTTTGCAGAATTGCAGCTTAAATCAGTCCTTGAAAATAGCGGTTTAATACAAGGAGTTCAATATAAACTTCAAGAAAAATTTGAAAATGAAGATAAAACTTATATCCCTGATGCAGTGGTATTTTTAGATAATAAAAAAAGTATTATTATAGATGCTAAATTTTCTTTGCCAAATGATTTTAATTTTGAAGAGCTTAGCCAAAATACCATCAAAGAGCTAGCTTGTAATTTAAAATCTAGAATAGACGAGCTTGCTAAAAAGCCATATGCGCAATTTGACAAGCATACTTATGAATTTGTTTTGCTTTTTATACCTTATCAAAATATTTTAGATTTGGTTATTAGTGTAGATCTTGAAATTTATCAGTATGCTTATAAGAAAAAAGTCTATCTTACAACGCCTAATACGCTTTTTATGGCTTTAAATACCATTAATATTTCATGGAAAAATATCCAAAGCAATGAAAATATTTTAAAGGCTTTTGATGAGCTTGGAAAATTTCATGATAAATTTGTAGGGATTTTGGATGATTTTGAAAAAATTAAAGATGGAGTTAAAAAATTAAATACCAATATAGATAGTATGCAAAATAAACTAACTCATGGTAGTGGAAATATAGCTTCAAGGGTGGTTAAACTAAAAGAACTTGGCGCAAAAACTCAAAAATTTATTAAATATGAGATCAATGATGAAAGCAATATGTAA
- the def gene encoding peptide deformylase, with product MLREIITYPNPRLFLQSQKVEKFDENLHVLLDDMYETMIANKGVGLAAIQVDVPLRALLVDIGDEEGEQKDKQTLIEIINPIITPLDDEKISCNEGCLSIPGYYEDVMRYKNIKLDYQDRFGKAQTLIAHDFLAVAIQHEVDHLDGHLFIEKLSFLKRKKFDKEFKKKTKKIK from the coding sequence ATGCTAAGAGAAATCATCACTTATCCAAATCCAAGATTATTTTTACAATCACAAAAAGTTGAAAAATTTGATGAAAATTTGCATGTATTATTAGATGATATGTATGAAACAATGATAGCAAATAAAGGCGTGGGCTTAGCTGCCATACAAGTTGATGTGCCTTTGAGGGCTTTGTTAGTAGATATTGGAGATGAAGAAGGCGAACAAAAAGACAAACAAACGCTTATAGAAATTATAAATCCTATCATTACTCCTTTAGATGATGAAAAAATATCTTGTAATGAAGGATGTTTAAGCATACCAGGGTATTATGAAGATGTAATGCGTTATAAAAATATAAAACTTGATTACCAAGATCGCTTTGGAAAAGCACAGACTTTAATAGCACATGATTTTTTAGCAGTGGCTATTCAGCATGAAGTAGATCATCTTGATGGGCATTTATTTATAGAAAAACTTTCTTTTTTAAAACGCAAAAAATTTGATAAAGAATTTAAGAAAAAAACTAAAAAAATCAAATGA